The nucleotide window GACGTCATTGCGCGCGTTCACGACGTGACACGGACGGGCGTCGCACCAGTGGAGTACCGGGCAAGACGCGATGGCATGCTCATCGGCCGACATTTTCCGGGCCGCGTCGGCATCGGTGACACGCTCTGCGTTCTGGCCGACGTGCTGCCGAGCGCATAGCGTCAGCGACTCGCGTACGCCTCAGCCCTCTCTTTAAAAAGCGTTCCCTCCCATGGTGAAACTCGACCGTTTCGACATCGCCATCCTCAGTGTGCTGGCCCGTGAAGGCCGCATCACCAAATCGCGTCTGGCCGAGCGGATCCACCTGTCCGTTTCGCCCACGTGGGAGCGCGTGCAGCGACTCGAAGCGGCGGGGGTGATTCGTGGCTATCGCGCCGACGTCGACTGGAGCGGCGTGATGCACGTCAGCCGTATCATCGTCGAGATCACGCTCGCGCGGCACACCGCGCATGACATGAACCGCTTCGAGGCGCGCCTGTGCGACGCCCCCGAGGTCGTGCAATGCCACGCCACAGGTGGCGGTGTCGATTACATCGTTCACGTACTCGCGCGCGACATCGATCATTACCAGCGTTTCATCGACGGCCTGCTGATGGCGGACTTGGGCATCGAGCGCTACTTCACCTACGTCGTTACCAAAGTCGTCAAAGTCCAGGCGCACGCAGTTCCGGGCTGGGTCGACGCCGACTGATCGCGGTCCGCGAAATCTTTCTCGCCAGGCACGGCTAAATCAGAAGAAAACCGACGTCCGCACGATCGGAACAGAAAAAACAGCGGGCCGTCGCCACCGACAATCGCTTCATGACGAACGAACGCCATGTCAGGAGTTTGCCGATGTTGCTCGACCACCCGGTGCTGTTCAAATCGCTGTGTTACATCGACGGACGCTGGACGCATAGCGACGACGCCGCGTCCATTGCCGTCGTCGATCCGGCCGATCAATCGACGCTCGGCCATGTGCCGATGCTCACGCGTGAGCAAATCGGCGTCGCGGTCGATGCCGCCGAGCGCGCCTTCTCGACGTGGCGCTGGACACCCGCTGCCGAGCGCTGCGCCGCGCTGCAGCGCTGGCACGCGTTGATCCGGCAGCACGCCGAAGACCTTGCGGTGCTGCTCGCCCACGAGCAGGGCAAGCCGCTCCATGAAGCGCGCGGCGAGATTGGCTATGGCGCATCGTTCATCGAGTGGTACGGTCACGAGGCCCGCCGTCTCGATGGTCGAACCATTACGTCGCACATCGAAGGTGCGCAATTGGGCACCGTGCGCGAGCCGGTCGGCGTTGCGGCGCTCATCACGCCCTGGAACTTTCCTTTCGCGATGATCACGCGCAAGGCCGCCGCCGCGCTGGCGGCCGGTTGCACTGTCGTCGTGAAGCCCGCACACGAGACGCCGTTCAGCGCGCTTGCACTCGCGCAGTTGGCCGACGAAGCGGGGCTGCCGCCGGGGCTTTTCAATGTGGTGCTGGGTGAGCCGGACATGGCGATGCGCGCGCTCGTCGGCGACGCTCGCGTGCGGGCCGTCAGCTTTACGGGCTCGACACGCGTCGGCCAACGGGGGGCGCAGGCCGCAGCGGCGAGCGGCGTCAAGAAGCTCGCCCTCGAACTCGGCGGAAACGCGCCGTTCATCGTGCTGGACGATGTGGATATCGATGAGGCGGTACGCATCGCCGTTGCCGCCAAGTTCCAGACGTCCGGACAGGACTGCTGCGCCGCGAACCGGATTTTTGTCGCGCGCACGCGCTATGGGGCGTTTGTAGATCGGTATACGCAAGCGGTCGCGCGGTTACGCGTCGGTCCGGCGTTTTCCGCGAACGTCGATGTCGGGCCACTCATGCATCAGGCGGCGTTCGAGGCGACTGCGGCCCGCGTGGAAGACGCCCGCCGGAAGGGCGCCCAGATCACCGTCGGCGGCGAGCCGCATCCGCTCGGCGGCTGGTTCTACCGCC belongs to Pandoraea pnomenusa and includes:
- a CDS encoding Lrp/AsnC family transcriptional regulator, whose protein sequence is MVKLDRFDIAILSVLAREGRITKSRLAERIHLSVSPTWERVQRLEAAGVIRGYRADVDWSGVMHVSRIIVEITLARHTAHDMNRFEARLCDAPEVVQCHATGGGVDYIVHVLARDIDHYQRFIDGLLMADLGIERYFTYVVTKVVKVQAHAVPGWVDAD
- a CDS encoding NAD-dependent succinate-semialdehyde dehydrogenase, with protein sequence MLLDHPVLFKSLCYIDGRWTHSDDAASIAVVDPADQSTLGHVPMLTREQIGVAVDAAERAFSTWRWTPAAERCAALQRWHALIRQHAEDLAVLLAHEQGKPLHEARGEIGYGASFIEWYGHEARRLDGRTITSHIEGAQLGTVREPVGVAALITPWNFPFAMITRKAAAALAAGCTVVVKPAHETPFSALALAQLADEAGLPPGLFNVVLGEPDMAMRALVGDARVRAVSFTGSTRVGQRGAQAAAASGVKKLALELGGNAPFIVLDDVDIDEAVRIAVAAKFQTSGQDCCAANRIFVARTRYGAFVDRYTQAVARLRVGPAFSANVDVGPLMHQAAFEATAARVEDARRKGAQITVGGEPHPLGGWFYRPTVVADAAPGMRIYDEENFGPISALCAFDSLDEVVTRANDTEYGLAAYVCGRRVDEIFTLIRRLDFAMVSVNGVKFTGAPVAFGGMKASGLGREGGVDGFEPFTETKYFCLGNLGIPMHRT